In one window of Lacticaseibacillus casei DSM 20011 = JCM 1134 = ATCC 393 DNA:
- a CDS encoding glutathione S-transferase family protein — MLRLFYASGTSAMAPHILLTDAGMDFEAEKVNLDRKTWRGGDYNQINPKSYVPTLQISATTYLTECAVILEYIASKAKGDYRSSEDSMAYWRERMWLNYIATELHKNFISLFRRGNWLPNTADSKKLVWQRVAPRLQYVETRLQGPWLMGNRFTMADPYLFVMTNWMRRLGFSFDGLQKLQAFDESMRERPSVQEVFRVEGRPHRVTDG, encoded by the coding sequence ATGCTTAGGTTATTTTACGCATCAGGCACCAGTGCGATGGCGCCGCATATTTTGTTGACAGATGCCGGTATGGATTTTGAGGCGGAAAAGGTCAACCTGGATCGCAAAACTTGGCGAGGCGGTGATTATAATCAGATCAATCCCAAGTCATATGTACCAACGTTGCAGATTTCGGCGACAACATATCTAACTGAATGCGCTGTGATATTGGAGTATATAGCCTCAAAAGCTAAGGGTGATTATCGAAGTTCAGAGGACAGTATGGCTTACTGGCGGGAACGCATGTGGTTAAATTATATTGCAACGGAGCTGCACAAAAATTTTATATCGCTATTTCGCCGTGGTAATTGGCTGCCGAATACCGCGGATTCAAAAAAGTTGGTGTGGCAACGGGTGGCACCGCGATTGCAGTACGTTGAAACACGACTTCAAGGACCTTGGTTGATGGGTAATAGGTTTACGATGGCGGACCCGTATCTTTTTGTCATGACTAACTGGATGCGACGGCTTGGTTTTTCGTTTGATGGGTTGCAGAAGTTACAGGCATTTGACGAATCAATGCGTGAGCGGCCTAGTGTGCAAGAGGTGTTTCGAGTTGAAGGGCGGCCGCATAGAGTTACGGATGGATAA
- a CDS encoding GNAT family N-acetyltransferase, producing the protein MSAKEKIVIAHVDVSERKRDIVRDVLADLPEWFGLPESTKLYVTEAAKLPLWAAYYHGHAIGFIDYLQTSVASGEINCMGIKKQFHHQGIGTRLERELESYAKNHAHYLQVKTVDEGHYPEYDQTIRFYESVGFERLEVFPKLWDSWNPCLVMVKKL; encoded by the coding sequence TTGTCCGCAAAGGAGAAAATTGTAATTGCTCATGTAGACGTTTCGGAGAGAAAACGGGACATTGTGCGTGACGTTTTAGCCGATTTGCCTGAGTGGTTTGGGTTACCCGAATCAACCAAGTTGTATGTAACAGAGGCCGCAAAGTTACCTTTGTGGGCTGCCTACTATCATGGGCATGCGATTGGCTTCATCGACTATCTTCAAACTAGCGTCGCAAGTGGAGAAATCAACTGTATGGGCATCAAAAAGCAATTTCATCATCAAGGGATAGGAACTCGGCTTGAACGGGAATTAGAAAGTTATGCGAAAAATCATGCTCACTATCTTCAGGTAAAGACAGTCGATGAAGGGCATTACCCAGAGTATGATCAAACCATTCGTTTTTATGAGTCAGTTGGCTTTGAGCGGTTGGAGGTATTTCCGAAATTATGGGATTCCTGGAATCCTTGTTTGGTAATGGTCAAAAAGCTTTGA